One region of Peribacillus simplex genomic DNA includes:
- the tilS gene encoding tRNA lysidine(34) synthetase TilS encodes MLKEKVLNTIYRNELIQENSKLLIGVSGGPDSLVLLHILKEIQSLFHYEIIVASVDHMFRGEESYEDYKYVEHICEQWGIAFEGKRIDVPARMEQTGESSQITSRKARFAFYEEMMDKHQASALVLGHHGDDQIETMLMRLTRGATGKARAGIPIKRRFHTGHLIRPFLEITKGQIIEYAGQHNIEPRFDPSNEKDDYVRNRFRHEVLPFLKKENRKVHEHFQRFSEELYEDEEFFQNLVSSKMTEVWIHQDKDLAVIQIDKVLAMPKPLQRRAIQLILNYLYLERPSSLSALHIDQLLVLFLNPQPSAELHLPEGLIAEKSYQTCTFRFFRQKSHKYSLKLQIPGETILPNGYKIKAHYIKEEIPVLKGNHSFILPESAVKFPLTVRTRNEGERMAVKGLGGTKKLKDIFINEKIPMLERNVWPVIIDQAGTAIWLPGLKKSNVEPDIISDEKSLIYLEYKKA; translated from the coding sequence ATGTTAAAGGAAAAAGTTCTGAATACCATTTATAGAAACGAATTGATTCAGGAAAACTCGAAGTTGCTCATAGGGGTTTCAGGGGGACCGGACTCGTTGGTGCTTCTCCATATCCTTAAGGAAATTCAATCACTTTTTCATTATGAGATTATTGTTGCAAGTGTTGACCATATGTTTCGTGGTGAGGAATCATATGAAGATTATAAATATGTCGAGCATATATGTGAACAGTGGGGCATCGCATTTGAAGGAAAAAGGATTGATGTTCCTGCCCGGATGGAACAGACGGGGGAAAGCTCACAAATAACGTCAAGAAAGGCACGCTTTGCTTTCTATGAAGAAATGATGGATAAGCATCAAGCCTCCGCTCTTGTCCTGGGACATCATGGAGATGATCAAATCGAAACGATGCTCATGCGTTTAACAAGAGGGGCGACAGGTAAAGCAAGAGCAGGCATTCCTATAAAAAGGCGTTTTCACACGGGTCATTTGATCAGGCCATTTCTTGAAATCACGAAAGGCCAAATTATTGAATATGCGGGCCAGCATAATATTGAACCAAGGTTTGATCCGAGCAATGAAAAAGATGACTATGTAAGAAATCGATTTAGACATGAAGTTCTTCCATTTTTAAAGAAAGAAAATAGAAAGGTTCATGAGCATTTTCAACGATTCAGTGAAGAACTTTATGAAGATGAAGAGTTTTTTCAGAACCTGGTTTCAAGCAAAATGACCGAGGTTTGGATCCATCAGGATAAGGATCTAGCGGTTATTCAGATTGATAAGGTTCTCGCGATGCCTAAACCTTTACAAAGAAGAGCGATTCAACTAATATTAAATTATCTTTATTTGGAGAGACCTTCATCGCTTTCGGCATTACATATTGATCAACTTTTAGTTTTGTTTTTAAATCCTCAACCATCTGCAGAATTGCATCTTCCGGAGGGCCTTATTGCTGAAAAATCATATCAAACTTGCACTTTTAGATTTTTTCGGCAAAAAAGCCATAAATATTCCCTTAAATTACAAATTCCCGGTGAGACTATTCTTCCGAATGGATACAAGATTAAAGCGCACTATATAAAAGAAGAAATTCCAGTTCTTAAAGGAAATCATTCTTTTATACTTCCCGAATCAGCTGTGAAGTTTCCGCTTACAGTCCGAACCAGGAATGAAGGCGAACGGATGGCAGTCAAGGGATTAGGTGGAACTAAAAAGTTGAAGGATATTTTTATTAATGAGAAGATCCCGATGCTAGAAAGAAATGTGTGGCCGGTCATCATCGATCAAGCTGGAACGGCCATTTGGCTTCCTGGTTTAAAGAAATCGAATGTTGAGCCGGATATAATTTCTGATGAAAAATCTTTAATCTACTTAGAATATAAAAAAGCTTAA
- the hpt gene encoding hypoxanthine phosphoribosyltransferase: MQNDIEKVLITEEELQKKIRELGAQLEADYQGKFPLAIGVLKGAMPFMSDLLKRVDTHLEMDFMDVSSYGSSTVSSGEVKIIKDLNTSVEGRDILIIEDIIDSGLTLSYLAELFRYRKAKSIKIVTLLDKPTGRKADITPDYAGFIVPDAFVVGYGLDFAEKYRNLPYIGILKPEIYSN, translated from the coding sequence ATGCAAAACGACATTGAAAAAGTGTTAATAACTGAGGAAGAACTACAAAAAAAAATCAGGGAATTGGGTGCGCAGCTTGAAGCTGATTACCAAGGTAAGTTCCCGCTGGCTATCGGAGTGCTGAAAGGCGCCATGCCATTTATGTCAGATTTACTGAAACGCGTGGATACACATCTTGAAATGGACTTTATGGATGTTTCAAGCTATGGTAGCTCTACTGTATCTTCCGGTGAAGTGAAAATCATCAAAGATCTTAATACATCCGTTGAAGGCCGGGATATTTTAATCATCGAAGATATTATCGATAGCGGCTTAACCCTTAGCTATCTTGCGGAACTTTTCCGTTATAGAAAAGCAAAATCAATTAAAATCGTTACCCTATTGGATAAACCAACAGGCAGGAAAGCCGATATCACTCCTGACTATGCCGGATTTATCGTTCCTGATGCATTTGTTGTCGGATATGGTCTTGATTTTGCAGAAAAGTATCGTAATCTCCCGTATATTGGCATATTGAAGCCTGAAATTTACTCGAATTAA
- the cysK gene encoding cysteine synthase A, whose protein sequence is MARIANSVIDLIGQTPIVKLNKLQNENSADIYLKLEYFNPGSSVKDRIALAMIEAAEKNGNLKPGDTIIEPTSGNTGIGLAMVAAAKGYKSILVMPETMSLERRNLLRAYGAELVLTPGPEGMKGAIAKATELSKEKGYFIPQQFENEANPEVHRNTTGPEIVEAFGDEGLDAFVAGIGTGGTITGAGEVLREKYPDIKIYAVEPADSPVLSGGTPGPHKIQGIGAGFVPSILNTDLYDEIIQVNTEESFDYARRAAKEEGILGGISSGGAIAAAIKVAEKLGKGKKVLAIIPSNGERYLSTPLYNFE, encoded by the coding sequence ATGGCACGTATAGCTAATTCTGTAATCGATTTAATTGGACAAACACCTATTGTGAAGTTAAACAAGCTTCAAAATGAAAATAGTGCAGATATTTATTTGAAACTTGAGTATTTTAACCCAGGCAGTAGTGTAAAAGACCGTATCGCCCTTGCGATGATCGAAGCAGCAGAAAAAAACGGTAACCTTAAGCCAGGTGATACGATCATTGAACCTACAAGCGGAAATACCGGAATAGGACTAGCGATGGTAGCGGCAGCCAAAGGCTATAAATCAATCCTGGTCATGCCTGAGACAATGAGCCTGGAACGCCGTAACTTGCTTCGCGCTTATGGGGCAGAGTTAGTTCTTACACCTGGTCCAGAAGGAATGAAGGGAGCGATTGCTAAGGCAACTGAGCTGTCTAAAGAAAAAGGTTACTTTATTCCGCAGCAATTCGAGAATGAAGCCAACCCTGAAGTTCATCGTAACACTACTGGCCCTGAAATCGTTGAAGCCTTTGGTGATGAAGGTCTGGATGCATTCGTTGCCGGAATCGGTACTGGTGGAACCATTACTGGTGCTGGTGAAGTTCTGCGTGAAAAATATCCTGACATTAAAATTTACGCTGTTGAGCCTGCGGATTCTCCTGTATTATCCGGTGGGACCCCGGGGCCCCATAAAATCCAAGGAATCGGTGCAGGCTTCGTTCCAAGTATTTTAAATACAGATCTCTATGACGAAATCATTCAAGTCAATACAGAAGAATCGTTCGATTACGCCCGTAGAGCAGCAAAAGAGGAAGGGATTCTTGGCGGAATTTCTTCTGGAGGCGCAATTGCTGCGGCTATTAAAGTGGCTGAAAAACTGGGAAAAGGCAAAAAGGTCCTTGCTATCATACCAAGTAATGGTGAACGTTACTTGAGTACACCATTATATAACTTTGAGTGA
- a CDS encoding peptidyl-prolyl cis-trans isomerase has translation MPKQKLRAIIAGLALLNLLTIIIFVIKPLIISKSVIGQETVAKVGSKDISREAWINELEKRYGEDVLEEMVDKEVVKQAAEKYKVKTSDEEIDRELKMMKTMYGTAGQTLNKSTDQLRQEIQSSLLLEKLLTKDVSVSETAMQNYYDNNKDIYRIPTTFHISHITLSTKKQADQIIRELEKGVSFNVLAMEKSLDEFTANQGGDMGYISQDNEQVSKEYITAAEKLKAKKWSDPIQTEDGWAIIYLHEKIEGKQYKYEEVKDKIHRQIALEQIQAPVSGKIFWDEFNVEWFYGLKEQK, from the coding sequence TTGCCTAAACAAAAGCTTCGGGCGATTATTGCCGGCCTTGCATTGTTGAACCTGTTGACCATCATAATCTTTGTCATAAAACCGTTGATCATTTCAAAATCCGTCATTGGGCAGGAAACAGTCGCAAAGGTTGGTTCCAAGGATATTTCCCGGGAAGCATGGATTAATGAACTCGAAAAAAGGTATGGGGAAGATGTACTTGAGGAAATGGTCGATAAAGAGGTAGTGAAACAGGCAGCGGAAAAATACAAAGTGAAAACTTCGGATGAAGAGATCGATCGGGAACTTAAAATGATGAAAACAATGTATGGAACTGCCGGTCAGACTCTTAATAAAAGTACGGATCAATTGAGGCAGGAAATTCAGTCTAGTCTACTCCTTGAAAAGCTCCTCACAAAGGATGTTTCGGTTTCCGAAACGGCAATGCAGAATTACTATGATAATAATAAGGATATTTACCGAATCCCTACTACTTTCCATATTTCCCATATTACCTTGTCTACAAAAAAGCAGGCGGACCAAATCATACGTGAACTGGAGAAAGGTGTCTCCTTTAATGTCTTAGCGATGGAAAAATCCCTTGATGAATTCACTGCCAATCAGGGAGGCGACATGGGTTATATATCGCAGGATAATGAGCAAGTCTCCAAGGAATACATTACCGCTGCCGAGAAATTGAAGGCTAAAAAGTGGAGTGATCCAATACAAACGGAAGATGGTTGGGCCATTATCTATCTGCATGAAAAAATAGAGGGCAAGCAGTATAAATATGAAGAAGTTAAAGATAAGATTCACCGCCAAATAGCTCTTGAACAGATTCAGGCACCGGTCTCCGGGAAGATTTTCTGGGATGAATTTAATGTAGAATGGTTTTATGGATTGAAAGAACAAAAGTAG
- the folB gene encoding dihydroneopterin aldolase yields the protein MDKIYVNKMEFYGYHGVFPEETKLGQRFKVDLIVQTDLANAGKSDNLEDSINYGELYEVCKSVVEGEPFKLVEAVAEKIASELLNKYSSIETCTVKVYKPDPPIAGHYDSVAIEIVRGR from the coding sequence ATGGATAAGATATATGTGAATAAAATGGAGTTTTACGGTTATCATGGAGTTTTTCCGGAAGAAACGAAGCTTGGTCAGCGGTTTAAAGTTGATTTAATCGTCCAGACTGATTTAGCCAATGCTGGGAAGAGTGACAACCTTGAAGACTCAATCAACTATGGCGAGTTATATGAAGTGTGTAAAAGTGTTGTTGAGGGAGAGCCTTTTAAGTTAGTGGAAGCTGTTGCTGAAAAAATTGCTTCTGAACTACTTAATAAATATTCTTCCATCGAGACATGCACCGTGAAGGTATATAAACCAGACCCTCCTATAGCGGGGCACTATGACTCGGTAGCTATAGAAATTGTAAGGGGACGCTGA
- the hslO gene encoding Hsp33 family molecular chaperone HslO, with amino-acid sequence MKDYLIKALGYEGQVRAYAVSTTDTVGEAQRRHYTWPTASAALGRAMTAGVMMGGMLKGEEKLTIKIEGGGPIGSILVDSNAKGEVRGYVTHPQTHFDLNEQGKLDVRKAVGTDGVLTVVKDIGLRDHFSGQVPLVSGELGEDFTYYFATSEQVPSSVGVGVLVNPDNSILAAGGFIIQLMPGTSDDTISKIESRLSTIAPVSKMIQKGLTPEEILTEILGEGNVNILEKMDVAFSCQCSRERIANALISLGQDEIRDIIETEGQAEAQCHFCNQTYQFSKEDLEELEAETKK; translated from the coding sequence ATGAAGGATTATCTAATAAAGGCGTTAGGCTATGAAGGACAGGTACGGGCATATGCTGTTTCAACAACTGATACCGTAGGAGAAGCTCAACGACGTCATTATACATGGCCTACTGCTTCCGCTGCCCTTGGGCGTGCAATGACGGCAGGTGTGATGATGGGCGGAATGTTAAAAGGTGAAGAAAAACTGACGATTAAAATCGAGGGCGGTGGCCCGATTGGATCCATCCTGGTCGACAGCAATGCGAAGGGAGAAGTCCGCGGATATGTGACTCACCCGCAAACCCATTTTGATTTGAATGAACAAGGAAAGCTGGATGTCAGGAAAGCGGTGGGGACAGACGGAGTGTTGACTGTAGTGAAAGATATTGGTCTCCGTGATCATTTTTCAGGTCAAGTACCGCTTGTATCGGGGGAATTAGGTGAAGATTTCACTTATTACTTCGCTACTTCCGAACAGGTGCCTTCTTCTGTAGGAGTGGGGGTCCTGGTGAATCCGGATAATTCGATACTTGCAGCAGGTGGATTTATCATTCAATTGATGCCAGGCACATCCGATGATACGATTTCCAAAATCGAGAGTCGTCTAAGCACAATAGCTCCTGTTTCTAAGATGATCCAGAAAGGTCTGACTCCTGAAGAAATCCTAACCGAGATTTTGGGTGAGGGCAATGTGAATATTTTAGAGAAAATGGATGTTGCATTTTCCTGTCAATGTTCAAGGGAAAGAATTGCCAATGCATTGATTAGCCTTGGACAAGATGAGATCCGGGATATTATTGAGACAGAGGGACAAGCGGAGGCACAATGCCATTTTTGTAATCAGACCTACCAATTCTCGAAGGAAGATCTCGAGGAACTAGAAGCAGAAACCAAAAAATAA
- the folK gene encoding 2-amino-4-hydroxy-6-hydroxymethyldihydropteridine diphosphokinase has translation MVNIAYLSIGSNLGDRLDTFRTAFQLLSENPHIQLAACSSLYETDPIGYADQDCFLNAVLKVKTDLEPEELLHACMKIETELGRKREIRWGPRTLDLDILLYNHENIETEILSVPHPRMHERAFVIVPLMEVDPDIRLPHMHAPLSDLLEQIPDKEGVRLWKVKNGEGAFALFES, from the coding sequence GTGGTAAATATTGCTTACCTTTCTATAGGATCGAACTTAGGGGATCGCCTTGATACTTTCCGAACGGCTTTCCAATTATTGTCTGAAAACCCGCATATCCAGTTGGCGGCCTGCTCTTCTTTATATGAAACAGACCCGATAGGATATGCCGACCAGGACTGTTTTTTAAATGCTGTCCTTAAAGTGAAAACCGATTTAGAACCTGAGGAATTACTTCACGCCTGTATGAAAATTGAAACCGAATTAGGGAGAAAAAGGGAAATTAGGTGGGGTCCCCGTACTTTAGACCTTGACATTTTGTTATATAATCATGAAAATATTGAGACAGAGATTCTTTCAGTCCCGCACCCTCGTATGCACGAGAGGGCTTTTGTTATCGTGCCTTTAATGGAAGTGGACCCTGATATTAGGCTTCCGCACATGCATGCACCTTTGAGCGACTTGCTTGAACAGATTCCGGATAAAGAAGGAGTTCGATTATGGAAGGTGAAAAATGGGGAAGGCGCATTCGCGCTTTTCGAAAGTTAA
- the dusB gene encoding tRNA dihydrouridine synthase DusB: MLKIGDIEMKNPVVLAPMAGVCNSAFRLTVKEFGAGLVCAEMVSDKGIVLQNAKTLNMLYIDEREKPLSLQIFGGEKKSLVKAAQFVDKNTNADIIDINMGCPVPKITKCDAGAKWLLDPNKIYEMVSAVVDAVEKPVTVKMRIGWDEEHVFAIENAQAVERAGGKAVSMHGRTRVQMYEGKANWDIIREVKKSINIPLIGNGDVETPQDAERMLKETGVDGVMIGRAALGNPWMIYRTVKYLETGQLMDEPTVREKMDVCVLHMDRLIALKNENVAVREMRKHASWYLKGVKGNAKARKGINDCETREDVVSLLYGMVDDIEAKEMNIQMV, translated from the coding sequence GTGTTAAAAATAGGCGATATAGAAATGAAAAATCCAGTAGTGCTAGCACCGATGGCCGGAGTCTGTAACTCGGCATTCCGCTTGACGGTCAAGGAATTTGGTGCTGGTCTAGTTTGTGCGGAGATGGTCAGTGACAAAGGAATCGTTCTTCAAAATGCCAAAACGCTGAATATGCTTTATATAGATGAAAGAGAAAAACCATTAAGTTTGCAAATCTTTGGCGGCGAAAAGAAATCCTTAGTCAAAGCTGCTCAATTCGTTGATAAGAATACAAATGCCGACATCATTGATATCAATATGGGCTGCCCTGTCCCGAAAATCACGAAATGTGATGCAGGGGCGAAATGGCTTCTAGACCCGAATAAAATTTATGAGATGGTTTCCGCGGTTGTTGATGCTGTCGAAAAGCCTGTAACCGTGAAAATGCGCATTGGCTGGGATGAAGAGCATGTGTTTGCGATTGAAAATGCTCAGGCAGTTGAACGCGCGGGTGGTAAAGCCGTTTCCATGCATGGGAGAACCCGGGTTCAAATGTATGAAGGAAAAGCTAACTGGGACATCATTCGTGAAGTGAAGAAATCGATTAATATCCCTCTTATAGGTAACGGTGATGTGGAAACTCCGCAGGATGCGGAAAGAATGCTTAAAGAAACGGGTGTTGACGGTGTCATGATTGGCCGTGCAGCACTAGGTAACCCATGGATGATTTACCGGACTGTAAAATATTTAGAAACGGGTCAACTGATGGATGAACCTACAGTTCGTGAAAAGATGGATGTTTGTGTACTTCATATGGATCGTCTGATTGCACTGAAAAACGAAAACGTCGCTGTCCGTGAAATGCGTAAGCATGCTTCTTGGTACCTAAAAGGTGTTAAAGGGAATGCCAAGGCACGTAAAGGGATTAACGATTGTGAAACAAGGGAAGATGTCGTGAGCCTTCTTTATGGAATGGTCGATGATATTGAAGCGAAGGAAATGAACATTCAAATGGTCTGA
- the folP gene encoding dihydropteroate synthase → MSLAEVSKITCGSFDLDYSKKTLIMGILNVTPDSFSDGGKYNRVDAALKHAEQMVNDGADILDVGGESTRPNYERISDEEEIERVAPIIEAVSRNIEIPISVDTYKSRVAEEAVKAGAHILNDIWGGKADSLMAKVAAEYKVPIILMHNRDNMGYGHFVRDVLQDLFESIMLVKDAGVKDENIILDPGIGFAKDLKLNLEMMRNLDKLVSLGYPVLLATSRKSMIGHVLDLPPSERMEGTAATICHGIQQGCQMVRVHDVKEMARTAKMMDVLLGKGE, encoded by the coding sequence ATGTCATTAGCTGAAGTATCAAAAATAACATGCGGTTCATTTGATTTGGATTATAGCAAGAAAACCTTAATTATGGGGATTTTGAATGTTACGCCGGACTCCTTTTCGGATGGCGGGAAATATAATCGGGTAGATGCTGCTTTGAAGCATGCCGAACAGATGGTCAACGACGGAGCGGATATTTTGGACGTAGGCGGAGAGTCCACCCGTCCCAACTATGAGAGAATATCGGATGAGGAGGAGATTGAGAGAGTAGCCCCGATTATTGAGGCCGTTTCCCGTAATATTGAGATACCAATATCGGTCGATACGTATAAATCAAGAGTTGCGGAAGAGGCAGTAAAAGCAGGAGCCCATATATTAAATGATATTTGGGGAGGAAAAGCCGATTCCTTGATGGCGAAGGTTGCGGCGGAATATAAGGTGCCGATTATCTTGATGCATAACAGGGATAATATGGGTTATGGACATTTTGTTCGGGATGTACTTCAAGATTTATTCGAAAGCATCATGTTGGTAAAGGATGCGGGAGTCAAGGACGAAAACATCATTCTCGATCCAGGCATTGGATTTGCGAAAGATTTAAAGTTAAATTTGGAAATGATGAGGAATCTTGATAAGCTGGTATCATTAGGTTATCCTGTGCTGCTTGCGACATCAAGAAAGTCCATGATTGGACATGTTCTGGACCTGCCGCCTAGTGAGCGGATGGAAGGCACTGCCGCTACAATCTGCCACGGCATTCAGCAAGGCTGTCAAATGGTTCGCGTACATGATGTGAAGGAAATGGCACGGACTGCAAAGATGATGGATGTTCTTTTAGGAAAAGGTGAATGA
- the ftsH gene encoding ATP-dependent zinc metalloprotease FtsH, with protein sequence MNRIFRNTIFYLLIFLVIIGIVSIFNNNNEPTEKMTQDEFYKHLESGDVTALTMQPESSVFEITGKLKGYEENKYFVTYVPFSEYSQSRINDAVTKLGKDIITVEPPEKTSGWVTFFTSIIPFVIIFILFFFLLNQAQGGGGGRVMNFGKSKAKLYNDDKKKVRFNDVAGADEEKQELVEVVEFLKDPRKYAELGARIPKGVLLVGPPGTGKTLLARAVAGEAGTPFFSISGSDFVEMFVGVGASRVRDLFENAKKNAPCIIFIDEIDAVGRQRGAGLGGGHDEREQTLNQLLVEMDGFGGNEGIIIIAATNRADVLDPALLRPGRFDRQITVGRPDVKGREEVLKVHARNKPLAETVDLKAIAQRTPGFSGADLENLLNEAALVAARQDKKKIDMSDLDEASDRVIAGPAKKNRVISKKERNIVAWHEAGHTIIGLVLDDAEVVHKVTIVPRGQAGGYAVMLPKEDRFFMTEPELKDKIVGLLGGRVSEEVTFGEVSTGAHNDFQRATGIARSMVMEYGMSKLGPLQFGNSQGQVFLGRDFNNDQNYSDAIAYEIDLEIQRIIREAYERCKTILTENREKLDLVAKTLLEVETLDAEQIKSLFHNGKLPERDYTALNGNLTTDENVKVNINTKKEEKEALLDPLDKRGPEDLEITEEGLNTPPIKEGTPQDQPLSFPNEDDNKKS encoded by the coding sequence ATGAATCGGATCTTCCGTAATACCATATTTTATTTACTGATCTTTTTGGTCATCATTGGGATTGTAAGCATCTTTAATAATAACAATGAACCAACAGAGAAAATGACCCAAGATGAATTCTATAAACATTTGGAGAGTGGGGACGTTACAGCACTAACGATGCAGCCCGAAAGCAGTGTGTTTGAAATCACAGGGAAGCTCAAAGGTTATGAGGAAAACAAATACTTTGTGACGTACGTACCTTTCAGTGAATATTCGCAGAGTCGAATTAATGATGCCGTAACTAAGTTGGGTAAAGACATCATCACTGTTGAACCTCCAGAAAAGACAAGTGGCTGGGTGACATTTTTCACTTCAATCATTCCATTTGTAATCATTTTTATCCTCTTCTTCTTTTTACTTAACCAAGCTCAAGGTGGCGGTGGTGGCCGTGTCATGAACTTCGGGAAAAGTAAGGCGAAATTGTATAATGATGATAAGAAAAAAGTACGCTTCAATGATGTTGCCGGAGCGGACGAAGAAAAGCAGGAACTTGTCGAGGTCGTTGAATTCTTAAAAGATCCTCGCAAATATGCCGAGCTTGGAGCCCGTATTCCTAAAGGGGTACTTTTAGTCGGGCCTCCTGGTACAGGTAAAACTTTACTTGCACGGGCAGTAGCTGGTGAAGCCGGTACTCCTTTCTTCTCGATCAGTGGTTCTGATTTTGTTGAAATGTTTGTAGGTGTCGGTGCATCCCGTGTTCGTGATTTGTTTGAAAATGCTAAGAAGAATGCACCATGTATCATCTTTATCGATGAAATTGATGCAGTCGGTCGTCAACGTGGCGCAGGTCTAGGTGGCGGTCACGATGAACGTGAACAAACACTGAACCAACTACTTGTAGAAATGGATGGTTTCGGTGGGAATGAAGGAATCATTATCATCGCTGCGACTAACCGTGCTGATGTATTGGATCCGGCATTATTGCGTCCAGGACGTTTTGACCGTCAAATTACGGTTGGCCGCCCAGATGTTAAAGGCCGTGAAGAAGTATTGAAAGTGCATGCACGTAATAAACCTTTAGCTGAAACGGTTGATTTGAAAGCGATCGCTCAGCGTACACCAGGATTTTCTGGTGCAGATCTTGAAAACTTACTGAATGAAGCGGCGCTTGTCGCTGCCCGTCAAGATAAGAAGAAGATCGACATGTCCGATTTGGATGAAGCTTCGGATCGCGTTATTGCGGGACCTGCTAAGAAAAATCGTGTCATTTCCAAAAAGGAACGGAATATTGTAGCATGGCATGAAGCGGGGCATACCATTATTGGATTGGTTCTCGATGATGCCGAAGTCGTTCATAAAGTTACGATTGTCCCTCGTGGTCAAGCTGGCGGATATGCAGTTATGCTGCCGAAAGAAGATCGTTTCTTCATGACGGAGCCTGAACTGAAAGATAAAATCGTAGGACTTTTGGGTGGCCGAGTATCCGAAGAAGTTACATTCGGAGAAGTGAGTACCGGAGCGCATAATGACTTCCAGCGTGCAACTGGCATAGCTCGAAGCATGGTTATGGAATATGGTATGAGTAAGCTCGGACCTCTTCAATTCGGTAATTCTCAAGGTCAGGTCTTCCTAGGCCGCGATTTTAACAATGATCAAAATTACTCAGATGCAATAGCATATGAAATTGATCTTGAAATTCAACGCATCATCAGGGAAGCTTACGAAAGATGTAAGACGATTCTTACTGAAAATCGTGAAAAACTTGATTTGGTTGCAAAAACCTTGCTTGAAGTGGAAACACTTGATGCTGAACAAATCAAAAGTTTATTCCATAACGGTAAGTTGCCAGAACGGGATTATACCGCTTTGAATGGGAATTTGACTACTGATGAGAATGTCAAGGTGAACATCAATACGAAGAAGGAAGAAAAAGAGGCCCTATTAGATCCATTGGATAAGAGAGGACCTGAGGACCTTGAAATAACGGAGGAAGGATTGAATACTCCTCCAATCAAAGAAGGCACACCTCAAGATCAGCCGCTTTCCTTCCCGAACGAAGATGACAATAAAAAGTCTTAA
- a CDS encoding helix-turn-helix domain-containing protein, with amino-acid sequence MEGEKWGRRIRAFRKLKGYTQEGFAREIGVSVSLLGEVERGNRNPSEAFLLEVADILHVSIEELQPPEDK; translated from the coding sequence ATGGAAGGTGAAAAATGGGGAAGGCGCATTCGCGCTTTTCGAAAGTTAAAGGGTTATACACAGGAAGGCTTTGCGAGAGAAATAGGCGTTTCCGTTTCCTTGTTGGGGGAAGTTGAAAGAGGGAACCGAAACCCTTCAGAGGCATTTTTACTGGAAGTGGCGGATATCCTTCATGTTTCCATTGAGGAGCTTCAACCTCCTGAGGATAAATGA
- a CDS encoding type III pantothenate kinase, whose protein sequence is MIFVLDVGNTNTVLGVYDEDILKYHWRIETSRHKTEDEYGMVIKSLLQHEGLSFDQFDGIIISSVVPPIMFALERMCKKYFGIKPLIVGPGIKTGLNIKYENPREVGADRIVNAVAGIQEYGSPLIIVDFGTATTYCYINEDKQYMGGAIAPGINISTEALYSKAAKLPRIEISRPEGIIGKNTVSAMQAGILFGYVGQVEGIVNRIKAQSNLEPTVIATGGLATLIANESTVIDVVEPFLTLKGLQLIYKRNREQVKK, encoded by the coding sequence ATGATTTTTGTATTGGATGTTGGGAATACGAATACTGTATTAGGCGTATACGATGAAGATATTTTAAAATATCATTGGCGAATTGAGACTAGCCGTCATAAAACAGAAGATGAGTATGGAATGGTCATAAAGTCTTTACTGCAACATGAGGGTCTTTCGTTTGATCAGTTTGATGGAATCATTATTTCTTCGGTAGTTCCGCCGATTATGTTTGCGCTTGAACGTATGTGTAAAAAATACTTTGGCATTAAGCCGCTTATAGTGGGGCCTGGAATAAAAACTGGATTGAATATTAAATACGAAAATCCCCGTGAGGTGGGAGCGGACCGGATCGTTAATGCTGTTGCAGGCATTCAGGAATATGGAAGCCCTCTCATTATCGTGGATTTTGGCACGGCAACGACATATTGCTACATAAATGAGGATAAACAATACATGGGCGGAGCCATTGCTCCGGGCATAAATATTTCTACAGAAGCACTTTATTCAAAAGCGGCCAAACTTCCAAGGATAGAAATCAGCCGACCTGAAGGAATCATTGGCAAAAATACGGTATCCGCCATGCAGGCTGGTATTTTGTTTGGGTATGTTGGACAGGTTGAAGGAATCGTTAATCGAATAAAGGCGCAAAGTAATCTAGAGCCAACGGTAATAGCGACAGGCGGACTGGCTACCTTAATTGCTAATGAGTCTACTGTGATTGACGTTGTTGAGCCATTTTTAACTTTAAAGGGATTGCAGCTGATTTATAAACGAAATCGTGAACAAGTGAAGAAGTAA